A DNA window from Massilia putida contains the following coding sequences:
- a CDS encoding carbohydrate porin: MNNIAPRRSTAATTNTYLGNALFLPIAYGHRRTLRLCGLPRQLLSGRVHHRVDTVVCDWSRLVAGTFLFFGAVCGSNTARAQESEAAAGSGPAPSVEQWRLDGQFTNVAQRHQNFRALYSGTNSMRPDEGIRETTDATLFAGLRLGKATELWVNPEIDQGYGLSDTLGAAGFPSGEAYKIGAHRPYIRIQRAFVRHVYAVGGQQQKIEPAPNQLGGTATSDNLTLTVGKFSVVDVFDTNTYAHDPRADFLNWSVIDAGAFDYAADAWGYTFGAAVEWTHDWWTLRGGAFQMSEVPNAKIAGLHPRQHMFVTEFEGRYTWRNHPGKAKLLVFANQAEMANYADAVRLAHNIGGIPDVSQVRHYQSRVGVVANLEQELSPDLGMFARVSANDGSKEAYEFTEINRSFAGGLSLKGKSWGRGDDSLGVAAVVNALSTDARAYFAAGGIGILIGDGALNYGPEKILESYYSLQVDKNLALTINFQHLCNPAYNRDRGPINIGAVRLHMLF; the protein is encoded by the coding sequence TTGAACAACATTGCGCCAAGGCGCAGCACGGCAGCAACTACAAATACTTATTTAGGAAACGCTTTGTTTTTACCGATCGCTTACGGACACCGGCGCACGCTGCGCCTCTGCGGCTTGCCCCGCCAGCTGCTATCTGGCAGAGTGCATCATCGCGTCGACACCGTTGTATGCGATTGGTCACGTCTGGTGGCCGGCACTTTTCTGTTTTTTGGGGCAGTTTGCGGGTCGAACACAGCTCGGGCGCAGGAGTCCGAGGCGGCAGCAGGCTCCGGCCCCGCGCCCTCCGTGGAGCAGTGGAGGCTCGACGGACAGTTCACGAACGTTGCGCAGCGTCATCAAAATTTTCGAGCGCTTTATTCAGGCACCAACAGCATGCGGCCGGACGAAGGCATTCGGGAGACAACGGACGCGACGCTGTTCGCCGGATTACGTTTGGGAAAAGCTACGGAACTTTGGGTCAATCCCGAAATCGACCAGGGATATGGCTTGAGTGACACGTTAGGCGCGGCTGGTTTTCCAAGCGGTGAAGCATACAAGATTGGCGCCCACAGGCCTTATATAAGGATCCAGAGGGCTTTCGTGCGCCACGTGTATGCAGTCGGCGGGCAACAACAAAAGATTGAGCCCGCGCCCAACCAATTGGGCGGAACGGCAACTTCGGACAACCTTACATTGACTGTCGGGAAGTTTTCCGTTGTCGACGTGTTTGATACCAACACGTATGCCCACGATCCACGCGCGGACTTCCTGAACTGGTCGGTCATCGACGCCGGTGCCTTCGATTATGCCGCGGACGCGTGGGGTTATACGTTCGGTGCCGCTGTCGAGTGGACCCACGATTGGTGGACCCTGCGCGGTGGCGCGTTTCAAATGTCCGAAGTGCCGAACGCAAAGATCGCGGGCCTTCACCCACGCCAACATATGTTTGTAACGGAATTTGAAGGCCGCTACACGTGGCGAAACCATCCCGGTAAGGCAAAGCTGCTGGTTTTTGCCAATCAAGCCGAGATGGCGAATTATGCCGACGCCGTGCGGTTGGCACATAATATTGGAGGGATACCGGACGTTTCACAGGTCCGGCATTATCAAAGTCGTGTCGGCGTCGTAGCAAATCTCGAGCAGGAATTGAGCCCGGACTTGGGCATGTTCGCGCGCGTGAGTGCAAACGATGGCAGCAAGGAGGCCTACGAATTTACAGAAATCAACCGGTCCTTTGCTGGCGGTCTGTCTCTGAAGGGGAAATCGTGGGGTAGAGGCGACGACAGCCTGGGTGTCGCGGCCGTCGTGAACGCGCTCTCTACGGACGCACGAGCTTATTTCGCCGCCGGAGGCATCGGCATTTTGATTGGGGACGGTGCGCTCAATTATGGACCCGAAAAAATACTGGAAAGCTATTATTCACTGCAAGTGGATAAGAATTTAGCGCTTACCATCAATTTTCAGCACCTGTGTAACCCTGCATATAATCGGGACCGCGGGCCGATCAATATCGGTGCGGTTCGTCTGCACATGCTGTTTTGA
- a CDS encoding efflux RND transporter permease subunit has translation MNISALSIKHPVPAILLFILLTMAGLLGFRELLVQDAPDIEAPSIGVTTALPGASPPQLETEVARKIEGSLAAISGIRHTYTTISDGVVQTNIEFRIEKDMAEAMNEVRDALNRVRSDLPPEVRDPVFSKQTTAGQPILTYTVASAQSAEEDLSWFVDNTVSKAMVAVKGVGKFARIGGVEHEVLVELDPTRMAALNVSAAAVSRLLQQVQQEASGGRADVGGTRQSVRTIGSVGSVARIAALEIPLPDGATIRLDRVATVKDTHAERAAITLLDGRPVVGFEITRSKGAGELAVAQAVRAAVADLQNKNPQVRIEEAFNGVDAVADNYAGSMSLLYEGALLAVLVVWAFLRDWRATFISAAALPLSLIPTFFAMVLFGFTLNTVTLLSLALVVGILVDDAIVEIENIVRHLRMGKTPYQAALEAADEIGLAVVATTLTLVAVFLPTAFMSGVVGKFFRQFGWTASVAVAMSLVVARLLTPLMAAYLLKPLAHGETLGRTMKRYLALVSWCLNHRWQTAVVALVFFGASMALVPLLPSGFIPAADRAQTRVTIELPPGSTLDETRASAEQARRLLRQDRDVLQVFSAIGGDDMRMATLTVTLKPRAQRDRSQGRIESGIRDTLRHLPGTRVTVGSGGNGEELLLLLFSDDPQALADAAQAVQRDIRTIPGLGNITSSISLVRPEVIVTPDFARAADLGVTAAAIGETLRVATNGDYAQLLPKLNLPDRQLPIRVRLPQATRADLATLEQLTVPGRKGNVRLGNVATLRLDSGPARIDRLDRSRRVIIHVELNGQPLSRVQAQINRFASLKNLPPSVKRGSLGDAEVMQELFQGFALAMLTGVLCVYMVLVLLFRGFMHPVTILAALPLSIGGAFIALLLTHNAFSMPSLIGLLMLMGIAVKNSILLVEYTIVARRDHGTSRIQALLDACRKRSRPIVMTTIAMGAGMLPNALGLGADASFRGPLAIAVIGGLITSTFLSLLIIPVVFTYVDDLIAWTVRQVRKRRSMAPLASSMAPQAALDAAAPEA, from the coding sequence ATGAACATTTCCGCACTCTCGATCAAGCATCCGGTACCGGCGATCCTGCTGTTCATCCTGTTGACGATGGCCGGGCTGCTCGGCTTTCGCGAGCTGCTGGTGCAGGACGCCCCCGACATCGAGGCTCCCTCCATCGGCGTGACGACAGCGCTGCCGGGCGCCTCGCCGCCGCAGCTGGAAACGGAAGTGGCGCGCAAGATCGAGGGCTCGCTCGCCGCGATCAGCGGCATCCGCCACACGTACACGACGATCAGCGACGGCGTGGTCCAGACCAACATCGAGTTCCGCATCGAGAAGGATATGGCGGAGGCGATGAACGAAGTGCGCGATGCGCTCAACCGCGTGCGCAGCGACCTGCCGCCCGAGGTACGCGATCCGGTGTTCAGCAAGCAGACCACCGCGGGCCAGCCCATCCTGACCTACACGGTGGCCTCGGCGCAGTCCGCCGAAGAAGACCTGTCCTGGTTCGTCGACAATACAGTCTCGAAAGCTATGGTGGCCGTGAAAGGCGTCGGCAAATTCGCGCGCATCGGCGGGGTCGAGCACGAAGTCCTGGTCGAACTGGACCCCACGCGCATGGCGGCGCTGAACGTGTCGGCTGCCGCGGTCTCGCGCCTGCTGCAGCAGGTGCAGCAGGAAGCGTCGGGCGGACGGGCCGACGTCGGCGGCACGCGCCAGTCGGTGCGCACCATCGGCAGCGTGGGGAGCGTGGCCCGCATTGCCGCGCTCGAGATTCCGCTTCCGGACGGTGCCACCATCCGACTCGACCGCGTGGCCACCGTCAAGGACACCCATGCCGAGCGCGCCGCCATCACGCTGCTGGACGGCCGCCCGGTCGTCGGCTTCGAGATCACGCGCAGCAAGGGTGCGGGCGAGCTCGCCGTCGCGCAGGCCGTGCGCGCGGCCGTCGCCGACCTGCAGAACAAGAATCCGCAGGTGCGCATCGAAGAAGCCTTCAACGGCGTCGATGCGGTGGCGGACAACTATGCCGGTTCGATGAGCCTGTTGTACGAAGGCGCCCTACTCGCCGTGCTGGTCGTGTGGGCGTTCCTGCGCGACTGGCGCGCCACGTTCATCTCGGCGGCGGCGCTGCCGCTGTCGCTGATCCCGACGTTCTTCGCGATGGTCCTGTTCGGCTTCACGCTCAACACGGTCACGCTGCTGTCGCTTGCGCTGGTGGTCGGCATCCTGGTCGACGACGCCATCGTCGAGATCGAGAACATCGTGCGGCACCTGAGGATGGGCAAGACCCCGTACCAAGCAGCGCTGGAAGCGGCCGACGAGATCGGACTCGCTGTGGTCGCCACGACGCTCACGCTGGTCGCGGTATTCCTGCCGACGGCATTCATGAGCGGCGTGGTCGGCAAGTTCTTCCGCCAGTTCGGCTGGACGGCCTCCGTGGCCGTCGCCATGTCGCTGGTGGTCGCGCGGCTGCTCACGCCGCTGATGGCCGCCTACCTGCTCAAGCCCCTGGCACACGGTGAGACGCTCGGCCGGACGATGAAGCGCTACCTAGCGCTCGTGAGCTGGTGCCTGAACCACCGCTGGCAGACGGCGGTGGTGGCGCTCGTGTTCTTCGGCGCGTCGATGGCGCTGGTGCCGCTGCTGCCGTCCGGCTTCATCCCGGCCGCCGACCGCGCCCAGACGCGCGTCACGATCGAACTGCCGCCGGGAAGCACGCTCGACGAAACGCGCGCGAGCGCGGAACAAGCCCGCCGGCTCCTGCGGCAGGACCGGGACGTGTTGCAGGTGTTCAGCGCCATCGGCGGGGACGACATGCGCATGGCGACGCTGACCGTCACCTTGAAGCCGCGCGCGCAGCGCGACCGCAGCCAGGGCCGGATCGAAAGCGGCATCCGCGACACGCTGCGCCACCTGCCCGGTACCCGGGTCACCGTCGGCAGCGGCGGCAACGGAGAGGAATTACTGCTGCTGCTGTTCAGCGACGACCCGCAGGCGCTGGCCGATGCGGCGCAAGCCGTGCAGCGCGACATCCGCACGATCCCGGGCCTCGGCAACATCACCTCGAGCATCAGCCTGGTACGTCCGGAAGTCATCGTCACGCCAGACTTCGCCAGGGCGGCCGACCTGGGCGTCACCGCCGCGGCCATCGGCGAAACGCTACGCGTCGCGACCAACGGCGACTATGCGCAGCTGCTCCCCAAACTGAACTTGCCGGACCGCCAGCTGCCGATTCGGGTGCGGCTGCCGCAGGCGACGCGCGCCGACCTGGCCACGCTCGAACAGTTGACGGTACCAGGCCGCAAGGGCAACGTCCGGCTGGGTAACGTGGCGACGCTGCGCTTGGACAGCGGGCCGGCCCGCATCGATCGTCTCGACCGCAGCCGCCGCGTCATCATCCACGTGGAACTGAACGGCCAGCCATTGAGCCGGGTGCAGGCGCAGATCAACCGGTTCGCCAGCCTGAAGAACCTGCCGCCGAGCGTCAAGCGCGGCTCGCTGGGCGATGCCGAGGTCATGCAGGAGCTGTTCCAGGGCTTCGCGCTCGCCATGCTGACCGGCGTGCTGTGCGTGTACATGGTGCTGGTGTTGCTGTTCCGCGGGTTCATGCACCCGGTCACGATCCTGGCCGCGCTGCCGCTGTCGATCGGCGGCGCCTTCATCGCCCTGCTGCTGACGCACAATGCGTTTTCGATGCCGTCCCTGATCGGCCTCTTGATGCTGATGGGGATCGCGGTCAAGAACTCGATCCTGCTGGTCGAGTACACGATCGTGGCGCGGCGCGACCACGGCACGAGCCGCATCCAGGCCTTGCTCGACGCGTGCCGCAAGCGTTCGCGTCCGATCGTCATGACGACGATCGCCATGGGCGCCGGCATGCTGCCGAACGCCCTCGGACTCGGGGCCGACGCCAGCTTCCGCGGCCCGCTTGCGATCGCCGTGATCGGGGGCCTGATCACGTCGACCTTCCTAAGCCTCCTGATCATCCCGGTCGTGTTCACCTACGTCGACGACCTGATTGCCTGGACGGTGCGGCAGGTGCGCAAGCGGCGCAGCATGGCGCCGCTTGCGTCCAGCATGGCGCCGCAGGCCGCGCTGGACGCGGCCGCGCCGGAAGCGTAG
- a CDS encoding efflux RND transporter periplasmic adaptor subunit translates to MLCAGRTGPSCISQSHARPGTILFAFNNATEPANADRARTLGSSGLLSKQQTTQYLTVERSAEARLRSAEARLAQQRLRLRQTRIAAPDDGIVSARSATVGAVAQQGSELFRLIRKGRLEWRAEVPSGDLQRIKPGQTVRVAGTDGKVVEGRVRTVAPLADVVSRNALVYVDLPPTDRVHGGMFVSGEFELGRIAALSVPESAVVTRDGHDYVYQIASGNRVRQTRVDLGRRAGTRVEVLGGLQDSARLVGRGAGFLADGDLVDVAAAPAALAAK, encoded by the coding sequence ATTTTATGCGCTGGCAGGACTGGTCCGTCCTGCATAAGCCAAAGTCATGCTCGGCCTGGAACAATCCTCTTTGCGTTCAACAACGCGACAGAACCGGCGAATGCCGACCGCGCCCGCACGCTGGGGTCGAGCGGCTTGCTGAGCAAGCAGCAGACGACGCAATACCTGACCGTGGAACGCAGCGCCGAAGCGCGCCTGCGTTCCGCCGAAGCGCGCCTCGCCCAGCAGCGCCTGCGGCTGCGCCAGACGCGCATCGCCGCTCCCGACGACGGCATCGTCTCGGCGAGGAGCGCCACGGTCGGCGCGGTGGCGCAGCAGGGCTCGGAACTGTTCCGGCTGATCCGCAAGGGCCGGCTGGAATGGCGCGCCGAGGTGCCATCGGGCGACCTGCAGCGGATCAAGCCTGGCCAGACGGTGCGCGTGGCGGGCACCGACGGCAAGGTCGTGGAAGGACGCGTGCGCACCGTCGCGCCGCTCGCGGACGTCGTGTCGCGCAACGCCCTGGTCTACGTCGATCTGCCGCCCACGGACCGGGTGCACGGCGGGATGTTCGTGAGCGGCGAATTCGAACTGGGACGCATTGCGGCGCTGAGCGTGCCGGAAAGCGCCGTCGTGACGCGCGACGGCCACGACTACGTCTATCAGATCGCGTCCGGCAACCGGGTCAGACAGACGCGCGTGGACCTCGGCCGTCGTGCGGGAACGCGTGTCGAAGTGCTGGGCGGCCTGCAGGACTCGGCACGGCTGGTCGGCCGCGGTGCCGGCTTCCTCGCCGACGGCGACCTGGTTGACGTGGCCGCTGCACCGGCCGCGCTGGCCGCCAAATGA
- a CDS encoding IS6 family transposase, which translates to MLSFKGMRFPVDVILVCIRWYAAYPLSYRHIEEMMGERGVSVDHSTINRWAIRFLPVIEKLSRQHKRHIGTSWRMDKTYIKVKGTWCYLYRAVDKEGKTVDFLLTAHRDVSAAKRFFAKAIRENGVPNKIAMDKSGANKAAMDEINGGTAVPITVRQVKYLNNIVEQDHRAIKRLTRPMLGFKSFCAATNVLAGVELMHMIRKGQFAIDGVATSVADQFYALAGLVRPA; encoded by the coding sequence ATGCTCAGCTTCAAAGGAATGCGCTTTCCGGTCGACGTCATCCTGGTCTGTATCCGCTGGTACGCGGCTTACCCGCTGAGCTACCGGCACATCGAAGAAATGATGGGAGAGCGCGGCGTGTCGGTGGATCATTCGACGATCAATCGCTGGGCCATCCGTTTCCTGCCAGTGATCGAAAAGCTGTCACGCCAGCACAAGCGCCACATCGGCACCAGCTGGCGGATGGACAAGACCTATATCAAGGTCAAGGGGACTTGGTGCTATCTCTACCGTGCTGTCGACAAGGAAGGCAAGACGGTCGACTTCCTCCTGACGGCGCATCGTGACGTCTCAGCCGCTAAGCGGTTCTTCGCCAAAGCCATCCGTGAGAACGGCGTGCCAAACAAGATCGCGATGGACAAAAGCGGCGCTAACAAGGCAGCGATGGATGAAATCAATGGCGGCACGGCGGTGCCAATCACTGTACGTCAGGTCAAGTACCTCAACAACATAGTCGAACAGGACCATCGTGCGATCAAACGCTTGACCAGGCCGATGCTGGGCTTCAAGTCATTTTGCGCTGCCACCAATGTGCTCGCGGGCGTCGAGCTCATGCACATGATCCGCAAGGGACAATTCGCGATCGATGGCGTCGCCACATCGGTTGCTGACCAATTTTATGCGCTGGCAGGACTGGTCCGTCCTGCATAA
- a CDS encoding nucleotidyl transferase AbiEii/AbiGii toxin family protein, whose product MYKREHHKRIQALLASLNTDFLKQNQCFFGGGTAIVLALDEYRESVDIDFLCASQDGYRELRNTIDNGSLGAIFARPVELAREVRADRYGIRTFLRVDDVPVKFEIVSEGRIQIDGAVDPATGVPTLARADMYAEKLLANADRYRDKAVASRDIIDLAMRSGTGVRCRRGPGRRCARLMERRPSALTRAPSKWSAIART is encoded by the coding sequence ATGTATAAGCGCGAGCACCACAAGCGCATCCAGGCGTTGCTGGCTTCCCTCAATACCGATTTCCTCAAGCAGAACCAGTGCTTTTTCGGCGGCGGGACGGCGATCGTTCTCGCGCTGGACGAATATCGTGAATCGGTCGACATCGACTTCCTGTGCGCGTCCCAGGACGGCTACCGGGAGCTGCGCAACACGATCGACAACGGATCGCTCGGGGCGATCTTCGCCCGGCCCGTGGAGCTCGCGCGCGAGGTGCGTGCGGACCGCTACGGCATCCGTACCTTCCTGCGCGTCGACGACGTGCCGGTCAAATTCGAGATCGTCAGCGAAGGGCGTATCCAGATCGACGGCGCGGTCGACCCGGCCACGGGCGTGCCCACGCTGGCGCGAGCCGACATGTACGCCGAGAAGCTGCTCGCGAACGCCGACCGGTACCGCGACAAGGCCGTGGCCAGCCGCGACATCATCGACCTGGCCATGAGATCGGGCACTGGGGTCAGGTGCCGGAGGGGGCCTGGGAGAAGGTGCGCAAGGCTTATGGAACGTCGGCCGAGCGCGCTTACCAGGGCGCCATCGAAATGGTCAGCGATCGCGCGTACCTGA
- a CDS encoding glutamate racemase: MELHRPIGIFDAGIGSYAIVERVRARFPRQDILYFADRASFPYGTKTHSELLLCVQSATQYLQKEGCVAVVLASNAPSVVVLEPLRAAVSMPVVGIFPPVREAVNHSNTKKIAVLGVRSMVTSEAMQRYAEQNREAGSQVFLVNASALVDLVESFTFINDPQRTQDLVTRFIADLRSSHPDIDVMTMSSTHLPWLKSFFMSAAPDVLFIDPADTVLGELDPFTSNGRGLTRCIATETPDLTLEAFNHALQALGTPHRASLRD; this comes from the coding sequence ATGGAACTTCATCGTCCAATCGGCATCTTTGATGCCGGAATCGGAAGCTATGCAATTGTCGAGCGCGTACGTGCGCGATTTCCGAGACAAGATATTCTTTACTTCGCCGACCGTGCGAGCTTCCCATATGGGACGAAGACGCACAGTGAACTTTTGTTGTGCGTGCAAAGTGCGACGCAATATCTACAAAAAGAGGGATGCGTTGCAGTCGTTCTCGCGTCGAATGCGCCAAGTGTCGTAGTCCTCGAACCCTTGAGAGCCGCAGTTTCGATGCCGGTGGTTGGAATCTTTCCTCCCGTACGCGAAGCGGTCAATCACTCGAACACCAAGAAGATTGCCGTTCTCGGTGTTCGCTCAATGGTCACCAGTGAAGCTATGCAAAGGTATGCAGAGCAAAACCGTGAAGCTGGCAGCCAAGTGTTCCTTGTGAACGCGTCGGCACTCGTAGATCTCGTCGAGAGCTTTACGTTCATTAACGATCCACAGCGGACGCAAGATCTGGTCACAAGATTTATTGCTGATCTCCGCAGTTCACACCCGGACATTGATGTCATGACGATGTCCTCTACGCATTTGCCGTGGCTGAAATCCTTCTTCATGTCGGCTGCGCCGGACGTTTTGTTTATCGATCCAGCAGACACGGTGTTGGGCGAGCTCGATCCGTTTACTTCGAACGGACGAGGGCTAACCCGCTGTATCGCAACCGAAACCCCGGACCTGACGCTGGAAGCATTCAATCACGCGCTACAAGCACTGGGAACACCCCACCGGGCAAGTCTCAGAGATTGA
- a CDS encoding ATP-binding protein, whose protein sequence is MAERRRRFWPQSLSGRLTLVMVAGLLLTQAATGLIWGAQLRTRAEADARVAAQYVGQGAASSIRFFRSLPPRYRSLLIQQFREMGGTRFYVALNHAAVPVQPIALNPLADQVLATLGATLRADLPGEGKFRLAFAWPDQLAVTPDGLRLADLPDTWIRHVLLLKPDPAPILVIQTQLEPGNWLYLATLMPNPYFLNGYDPLSMDRLVPQALSLLAVLLLSIVVVRSITRPLAALSDAAEAFGKEEQAPALPETGSREFVNTARAFAAMRERIARYIADRDRLFVSISHDLRTPITRLKLRAELLDDDALRNDFEEDLDELDMMVKGALQCVKDSDIHENPTAIRLDPLLRRLVKSACLAGHTVGFEDSGVTVHGKPLALKRAIGNLLDNALYYGGRADIAVRRRDGRVEIVVRDHGPGVPQDAIASLFEPYVRLAHGRTRNDTGLGLGLGIARSIVEAHRGQLVLDNHPEGGLVATILLPDERQAGDADLPA, encoded by the coding sequence ATGGCTGAGCGGCGCCGGCGCTTCTGGCCGCAATCGCTGTCGGGCCGGCTGACGCTGGTGATGGTGGCCGGCCTGCTGCTCACCCAGGCCGCCACCGGCCTGATCTGGGGCGCCCAGCTGCGCACGCGCGCCGAGGCCGACGCGCGGGTCGCGGCGCAGTACGTGGGCCAGGGAGCGGCCAGTTCGATCCGCTTCTTCCGCAGCCTACCGCCGCGCTACCGCAGCCTCCTGATCCAGCAATTCCGCGAGATGGGCGGCACACGCTTCTATGTGGCGCTCAACCACGCCGCGGTGCCGGTGCAGCCGATCGCGCTGAACCCGCTCGCCGACCAGGTGCTGGCCACGCTCGGCGCCACGCTGCGCGCCGACCTGCCGGGCGAAGGCAAGTTCCGGCTCGCATTCGCCTGGCCGGACCAGCTGGCCGTCACGCCCGACGGCCTGCGCCTGGCCGACCTGCCGGACACGTGGATACGCCACGTGTTGCTGCTCAAGCCGGATCCCGCGCCCATCCTCGTGATCCAGACCCAGCTCGAGCCGGGCAACTGGCTGTACCTGGCCACCTTGATGCCGAACCCGTATTTCCTGAACGGCTACGATCCGCTGTCGATGGACCGGCTGGTGCCGCAAGCCCTGTCGCTGCTGGCCGTGCTGTTGTTGTCGATCGTCGTGGTGCGTTCGATCACGCGGCCGCTCGCCGCGCTGTCCGATGCCGCCGAGGCGTTCGGCAAGGAAGAACAGGCGCCCGCCCTGCCCGAAACCGGCAGCCGCGAATTCGTCAACACGGCGCGCGCCTTCGCCGCGATGCGCGAGCGGATCGCCCGCTACATCGCCGACCGCGACCGGCTGTTCGTCTCGATCTCGCACGACCTGCGCACGCCGATCACGCGCCTGAAGCTGCGCGCCGAACTGCTCGACGACGATGCGCTGCGCAACGACTTCGAGGAGGACCTGGACGAGCTGGACATGATGGTCAAGGGCGCGCTGCAATGCGTGAAGGACAGCGACATCCACGAGAATCCGACCGCGATCCGGCTCGATCCGCTGCTGCGCCGGCTGGTCAAGAGCGCGTGCCTGGCCGGCCACACGGTCGGCTTCGAGGACAGCGGCGTGACCGTGCACGGCAAGCCGCTTGCCCTCAAGCGCGCGATCGGCAACCTGCTCGACAACGCCCTGTACTACGGCGGCCGCGCCGACATCGCCGTGCGCCGGCGCGACGGCCGGGTCGAGATCGTCGTGCGCGACCACGGCCCAGGCGTGCCGCAGGATGCGATCGCGAGCCTGTTCGAACCGTATGTCCGTCTCGCCCACGGGCGCACGCGCAACGACACGGGACTCGGTCTGGGCCTGGGCATCGCGCGCAGCATCGTCGAGGCGCACCGGGGCCAGCTCGTGCTGGACAACCATCCCGAGGGTGGACTGGTCGCCACGATCCTGTTGCCGGACGAACGGCAGGCCGGCGACGCGGATCTGCCGGCATGA
- a CDS encoding response regulator: protein MTRKILIVDDDQKTRTLLKTYLERNQYQVLLSHNGESFLAELNTYADQLSLVILDVMLPDTDGFALCRIVRRRSNVPIIMLTASSDETDRVVGLELGADDYIAKPYSPRELLARIKAILRRTGADTHAAPRYYRFNGFTLDAVERTVTDSDGQLVPLTGLDFQLLKYFAEHPGDILDRGALCEETRGRDAGPLDRSLDVQISRLRLRLKDDGKQPMLIKTVRGVGYVFAAEVGVSHG, encoded by the coding sequence ATGACCCGCAAGATCCTCATCGTCGATGACGACCAGAAGACCCGCACCCTGCTCAAGACCTACCTGGAAAGGAACCAGTATCAGGTGCTGCTGTCCCACAACGGCGAAAGCTTCCTGGCGGAGCTGAACACCTACGCCGACCAGCTCTCGCTCGTCATCCTCGACGTCATGCTGCCGGACACGGACGGTTTCGCGCTGTGCCGCATCGTGCGGCGCCGCTCCAACGTCCCGATCATCATGCTGACCGCCAGCTCGGACGAGACGGACCGCGTGGTCGGCCTCGAGCTGGGCGCGGACGACTACATCGCCAAGCCGTACAGTCCGCGCGAGCTGCTGGCACGCATCAAGGCCATCCTGCGCCGCACCGGCGCCGACACCCATGCCGCGCCGCGCTACTACCGCTTCAACGGCTTCACGCTGGACGCGGTCGAACGCACCGTGACCGACAGCGACGGCCAGCTGGTGCCGCTGACGGGGCTGGACTTCCAGCTCCTGAAATACTTCGCCGAACACCCGGGCGACATCCTCGACCGCGGCGCGCTGTGCGAAGAGACCCGCGGGCGCGACGCGGGTCCGCTCGACCGCTCGCTCGACGTGCAGATCAGCCGCCTGCGGCTGCGCCTGAAGGACGACGGCAAGCAGCCGATGCTGATCAAGACCGTGCGCGGCGTCGGCTATGTGTTCGCGGCGGAAGTCGGCGTGTCGCATGGCTGA